One Rhinopithecus roxellana isolate Shanxi Qingling chromosome 7, ASM756505v1, whole genome shotgun sequence DNA segment encodes these proteins:
- the LOC104664504 gene encoding melanoma-associated antigen 9, giving the protein MSFEQRSPHCKPDEDPEAQREDLGLMGAQDPTGEEQEATSSSDEEEEATSSSDEEEEVSAAGSSSPPQSPQGGSSSSTSVYYTLWSQFDESSSSQEEEGPSTSVDLAHLEFMFQEVLKLKVAELVRFLLHKYRVKEPVTKAEMLESVIKNYKHYFPVIFGKASEFMQLIFGTEVKEVDPAGPSYILVTALGLSCDSMLGNDHSMPKAALLIIILGVILTKDNCAPEEVIWEALSVMGVYVGMEHVFYGEPRKLLTQDWVQENYLEYRQVPGSDPAHYEFLWGSKAHAETSYEKVVNYLGMVNAREPICYPSLYEEAFGGEQEGV; this is encoded by the coding sequence ATGTCTTTTGAGCAGAGGAGTCCGCACTGCAAGCCTGATGAAGACCCTGAAGCCCAAAGAGAGGACTTGGGCCTGATGGGTGCACAGGATCCCACAGGCGAGGAGCAGGAGGCTACCTCCTCCtctgatgaggaggaggaggctacCTCCTCCtctgatgaggaggaggaggtgtcCGCTGCTGGGTCATCAAGTCCTCCCCAGAGTCCTCAGGGAggctcttcctcctccacttccGTCTACTACACTTTATGGAGCCAATTCGATGAGAGCTCCAGCAGTCAAGAAGAGGAAGGGCCAAGCACCTCGGTCGACCTAGCTCACCTGGAGTTCATGTTCCAAGAAGTACTGAAATTGAAGGTGGCTGAGTTGGTTCGTTTCCTGCTCCACAAATATCGCGTCAAGGAGCCTGTCACAAAGGCAGAAATGCTGGAGAGTGTCATCAAAAATTACAAGCACTACTTTCCTGTAATCTTCGGCAAAGCCTCCGAGTTCATGCAGCTGATCTTTGGCACTGAGGTGAAGGAGGTGGACCCCGCCGGCCCCTCCTACATCCTTGTCACTGCTCTTGGCCTCTCATGCGATAGCATGCTGGGTAATGATCATAGCATGCCCAAGGCTGCCCTCCTGATCATTATCCTGGGTGTGATCTTAACCAAAGACAACTGCGCCCCCGAAGAGGTTATCTGGGAAGCGTTGAGTGTGATGGGGGTGTATGTTGGGATGGAGCACGTTTTCTATGGGGAGCCCAGGAAGCTGCTCACCCAAGATTGGGTGCAGGAAAACTACCTGGAGTACCGGCAGGTGCCCGGCAGTGATCCTGCGCACTATGAGTTCCTGTGGGGTTCAAAGGCCCACGCTGAAACCAGCTATGAGAAGGTCGtaaattatttgggcatggtcAATGCAAGAGAGCCCATTTGCTACCCATCCCTTTATGAAGAGGCTTTCGGAGGGGAACAAGAGGGAGTCTGA